From the Sulfolobales archaeon genome, the window TGATATAATTTTAGAGATTGGGGGGGATAGAATAGGTGTTGAGATAAAGAGTTCTAGGAGTGATGCTAGGATTCCTCTTGAGCATCATATAGATCAGGCGAGACTCTATAATTGGCTTTTTAATCTGAAAAAATCATATCTAGTATATATAACTCATGAAAGGATAACTCAATATCCTGTAGAGCAAAGAGCTACGGATGATGAGGTGATTATGAGGATAACTT encodes:
- a CDS encoding CRISPR-associated protein Cas4, whose protein sequence is DIILEIGGDRIGVEIKSSRSDARIPLEHHIDQARLYNWLFNLKKSYLVYITHERITQYPVEQRATDDEVIMRITSKSYPRYLWECRYCSYAVLCPYKKS